A genomic window from Bdellovibrio sp. SKB1291214 includes:
- a CDS encoding FixH family protein: MKLLVSVITLIASITLTSAAHAQTFGAPASPKAGELSPIVCSASIQDLCVQLLYKTDITSVDEGQFQVLVQGFDGAPLENFKVDLWMQMGHHGHGSSPVEIIENANGVYLVTKAWFVMSGKWNVRIDFTLNGQAHHLEIPVYVQ, from the coding sequence ATGAAACTTCTTGTGTCGGTTATCACGCTGATTGCATCCATTACTTTAACTTCTGCAGCGCACGCGCAAACTTTTGGCGCACCCGCTTCTCCAAAAGCTGGAGAATTGAGCCCGATCGTTTGCTCGGCATCGATTCAGGATCTTTGCGTTCAACTTCTTTATAAGACCGATATTACATCTGTGGATGAAGGGCAGTTTCAAGTATTGGTTCAAGGCTTTGATGGAGCCCCTCTTGAAAACTTTAAAGTCGATCTATGGATGCAAATGGGCCACCACGGGCACGGCTCCTCACCCGTCGAAATCATCGAAAATGCCAATGGCGTTTACCTAGTGACTAAAGCTTGGTTTGTGATGTCTGGTAAATGGAACGTGCGTATTGATTTCACTCTTAATGGCCAAGCTCACCACCTGGAAATTCCCGTTTACGTTCAGTAA
- a CDS encoding ferritin-like domain-containing protein, whose amino-acid sequence MTVQEDKKKIVELLNEIIEMEISAVVRYLHYALMIRGPNRIPIVKWFNEQANEGYTHAQMIGEKITAYGGHPSLKVTPVPETNTHKVLDILAESLDFELKALGKYKELLKHVGDDVALEELVRGQIRLETEHVEEVRKMLDVN is encoded by the coding sequence ATGACAGTGCAAGAGGACAAAAAGAAGATCGTTGAGTTACTTAACGAAATTATCGAGATGGAGATCTCTGCAGTTGTTCGCTATCTGCATTACGCATTGATGATCAGAGGCCCTAATCGTATTCCGATCGTTAAATGGTTCAACGAACAAGCCAACGAGGGTTACACTCATGCGCAGATGATTGGTGAAAAAATCACGGCGTATGGTGGTCATCCGTCACTGAAGGTAACTCCAGTTCCTGAAACCAACACTCATAAAGTTTTGGATATCTTGGCTGAAAGCTTGGATTTTGAATTAAAAGCTTTGGGAAAATATAAAGAGCTTCTTAAGCATGTAGGGGACGATGTTGCCCTGGAAGAATTGGTTCGAGGTCAAATCCGTTTAGAAACAGAGCACGTTGAAGAAGTTCGCAAAATGTTAGATGTAAATTAG
- a CDS encoding sigma-54-dependent transcriptional regulator, translating into MKPRILVVDDEESIREFLEIMLKKEGYEITLAEDGQKAKDLLTKKSFDMIISDLQMPHVTGIELLKHVKESYPDTVFMLITAFGTTETAVEAMKMGAYDYLTKPFKIDEVRLNIQNALRSRNLEVENRTLKKELTKEYSFQSMVGNSPAMHAIFDMVKRVSQTPTNVLITGESGTGKEVVAKAIHYNGPLKDRPFVTVNCGAIPENLMESEMFGHKKGSFTGAVADKPGLFEVADGGTLFLDEVGELPLTIQVKLLRAIQERVVRRVGSTEDTKVEVRIIAATNRNLEEMVAKGTFRQDLFYRLNVINIKTPSLRERREDVPLLANHFLKKYNERLNKNIGAISVEAMEILKKYDYPGNVRELENMIERTVALEGGATILPESLPPMVNTTSGRKMASSNEIEMGDDGVDLDKVMGQIEKELLIKAIHSAGGVKKRAAKLLHISFRSMRYRIEKYNLGVVGDDELDDE; encoded by the coding sequence ATGAAGCCAAGAATTCTTGTTGTCGACGACGAAGAATCAATACGCGAATTTCTAGAGATCATGCTGAAAAAAGAAGGCTATGAGATCACTTTGGCTGAAGACGGCCAAAAAGCAAAAGACCTTCTTACGAAAAAATCTTTCGACATGATCATCTCTGATTTGCAGATGCCTCATGTAACAGGTATTGAGCTACTTAAACACGTTAAAGAGTCTTACCCAGACACTGTGTTCATGTTGATCACTGCATTCGGTACTACCGAAACAGCAGTCGAAGCCATGAAGATGGGTGCTTACGACTATCTAACTAAGCCTTTCAAAATCGACGAAGTTCGTTTGAACATTCAAAATGCTCTTCGTTCACGCAATTTGGAAGTTGAGAATAGAACTCTTAAAAAAGAACTTACGAAAGAGTATTCATTCCAAAGCATGGTTGGTAATTCCCCAGCGATGCATGCGATTTTTGACATGGTTAAACGTGTATCACAAACGCCGACAAACGTTTTGATCACAGGGGAATCTGGTACGGGTAAAGAGGTTGTTGCGAAAGCGATTCACTACAACGGTCCGTTGAAAGATCGTCCGTTCGTAACAGTCAACTGCGGTGCCATTCCTGAAAATTTGATGGAATCGGAAATGTTCGGTCACAAGAAAGGTTCCTTTACGGGAGCCGTGGCGGATAAACCGGGTCTTTTCGAAGTGGCTGACGGTGGTACTCTGTTCCTGGATGAGGTGGGTGAATTACCGCTTACGATCCAAGTAAAACTTCTTCGTGCGATTCAAGAGCGCGTGGTTCGCCGCGTGGGTTCTACAGAAGACACGAAAGTCGAAGTGCGTATCATCGCCGCGACGAACAGAAATCTTGAAGAAATGGTTGCTAAGGGTACTTTCCGTCAAGATTTGTTCTATCGTTTGAATGTTATCAATATCAAAACTCCAAGCTTGCGTGAGCGTCGTGAGGACGTTCCGTTGCTGGCGAATCATTTCTTGAAAAAGTACAATGAACGCCTGAATAAAAACATCGGCGCGATCAGCGTTGAAGCCATGGAAATTTTGAAAAAGTATGACTATCCAGGTAACGTGCGTGAGCTTGAAAATATGATCGAGCGTACGGTTGCTTTGGAGGGTGGTGCGACAATCCTTCCAGAATCTTTGCCACCAATGGTGAATACGACGTCTGGCCGCAAAATGGCTTCGTCGAACGAAATTGAAATGGGTGACGACGGCGTTGACTTGGATAAGGTCATGGGCCAAATTGAAAAAGAGCTTTTGATCAAAGCGATCCACTCTGCAGGGGGCGTGAAAAAGAGAGCAGCAAAATTGCTACATATCTCTTTCCGTTCAATGCGCTATCGCATTGAGAAATACAATCTCGGCGTCGTGGGTGACGACGAGTTGGATGATGAATAA
- a CDS encoding two-component system sensor histidine kinase NtrB, translating to MRLSYALQNNKNQGLTVEFARVSLFVIVLIVSVISTMTQGSFVNWSVQAPFYLVLTLALGLHIVWIAEWEQLLQHPRALFVGFVLDSVFISLLIYYFGLNQSLFLFLHLVNILLAGIACRGVGALTLALFTSITFTTAALFSPEMKALNFFFLLALNNIAFFSVAGLSGYLSEQLQTVGKELKKTGLSLRSAQELNQFIMENIPSGMLSFTAEGQVLTANNSALEILGRGSAAEINWYHLFPETEKAGDNFRGDLKYSEASDQSAKILGVTLSKVYSPDLQAPLSIALIDDLTKVRQLEFAARQNEKLAAVGGLAAGIAHEIRNPLAGISGSIEMLTQTVTNDDDRKLMKIVLREIDRLNNLITEFLEYARPEKPPTDVVDMAFLLNEVLDAIKTDTKVRADIQQVREIGTELKILGHKDKLKQVFLNIVLNSYQAMQDSANVQLTIKAVANEKSIVISIRDTGCGMSEATRKKMFEPFHTTKPKGTGLGLAVTHKILEGHGAQVFVESEQGVGTEFVLTFPKAN from the coding sequence ATGCGCTTAAGTTACGCCCTTCAGAATAACAAGAATCAAGGACTAACAGTCGAGTTCGCTCGGGTTAGTCTTTTTGTTATTGTTCTTATTGTCAGTGTTATTTCCACCATGACTCAGGGAAGCTTTGTTAACTGGTCGGTTCAAGCGCCATTTTATCTGGTTTTGACGCTGGCATTGGGTCTGCATATTGTGTGGATTGCGGAGTGGGAACAGCTGCTTCAGCATCCGCGAGCGTTGTTCGTGGGATTTGTTCTTGATTCCGTTTTCATCTCGCTTTTAATTTACTATTTCGGGTTAAATCAGTCGCTGTTCTTATTCCTGCACTTAGTGAATATTCTCCTAGCGGGGATTGCTTGTCGGGGAGTGGGTGCTTTAACTCTTGCGTTGTTCACCAGCATCACGTTCACGACGGCCGCCTTGTTTTCTCCGGAAATGAAGGCGCTTAATTTCTTTTTCTTACTGGCGTTAAATAATATCGCGTTTTTCTCCGTAGCAGGTCTTTCAGGTTACCTGAGTGAGCAACTGCAAACGGTGGGCAAAGAGCTTAAGAAAACGGGGTTGAGTCTTCGTTCGGCTCAAGAATTGAATCAGTTTATCATGGAAAACATTCCATCTGGGATGTTGTCTTTCACGGCAGAGGGGCAGGTATTAACGGCCAATAACTCGGCTTTGGAAATCCTGGGACGTGGGTCCGCCGCGGAGATTAACTGGTATCATCTTTTTCCAGAAACCGAGAAGGCCGGCGATAATTTCCGCGGCGATTTGAAGTATTCGGAAGCCAGTGACCAGTCTGCAAAGATTTTGGGCGTTACACTTTCCAAAGTATACAGCCCTGATTTGCAGGCGCCGCTATCGATTGCATTGATCGATGATTTGACCAAAGTTCGTCAGTTGGAATTTGCAGCCCGTCAGAATGAAAAGTTGGCAGCTGTCGGCGGGTTGGCCGCAGGTATTGCACATGAAATACGCAATCCTTTGGCTGGCATCAGCGGCAGTATTGAAATGCTGACACAGACAGTGACGAATGACGATGATCGCAAGTTGATGAAGATCGTTTTGCGTGAAATTGATCGTTTGAATAATTTGATCACTGAGTTTTTGGAATATGCACGGCCGGAAAAGCCACCGACAGACGTAGTCGATATGGCCTTTTTGTTAAATGAAGTCTTAGATGCAATTAAAACGGATACGAAAGTGCGCGCAGACATTCAGCAGGTTCGTGAAATTGGAACTGAACTGAAAATTTTGGGCCACAAAGACAAACTTAAGCAGGTCTTTTTAAATATCGTGCTAAATTCCTATCAGGCGATGCAGGATTCTGCAAATGTGCAACTGACGATTAAAGCAGTGGCGAATGAAAAATCCATCGTTATCAGCATTCGCGACACGGGTTGCGGGATGAGTGAAGCCACTCGCAAGAAAATGTTTGAGCCATTCCATACGACGAAGCCAAAAGGCACGGGCCTTGGTCTAGCTGTGACTCATAAAATTTTAGAAGGTCACGGCGCCCAAGTCTTCGTTGAGAGTGAGCAGGGTGTGGGAACAGAGTTTGTTTTGACTTTCCCGAAGGCAAACTAA
- a CDS encoding type II secretion system F family protein — MAKFQYQARAATGNIVQGEIEAATQQEAIIRLRAQQLMPTKLVAMARSSGAKAGSGSAPMFGGRVKGKDLQIFTRQFATLINAGIPVVDCLKILSEGLRPGPLREAAGKVKGSIESGRRLADSMGQVPLVFDKLYVNMIQAGEEAGILDGILNRLALYMEKSEKLKSQVKGALVYPAVILVVAFAVITGILVFILPKFMEFFNSAGKEPPALTQMVVALSNSMIHKWYLYVAAVVGIPFAILQYYRTNEGRDTMDRLFFNVPVFGEVIQKSAIARLTRTLSTLLSSGVGLIEAIDISAKTAGNIVIEQALLRCKASVTEGRTFASPLGKEKVFPEMVVQMISIGEQSGTMDVMLGKIADFYEDEVETAVKAMTSLLEPLMMVFLGGIIAILVIAMYLPIFSMADVVGGG; from the coding sequence ATGGCTAAGTTTCAATACCAGGCACGTGCTGCAACTGGGAACATCGTTCAAGGGGAGATCGAAGCTGCTACTCAGCAAGAGGCGATCATTCGTTTGCGCGCACAACAGTTGATGCCCACTAAACTGGTGGCGATGGCAAGGTCATCGGGTGCTAAAGCAGGTTCTGGTTCGGCGCCCATGTTCGGTGGCCGAGTTAAAGGTAAGGACTTGCAGATTTTTACTCGTCAGTTTGCGACTTTGATCAATGCTGGTATCCCGGTGGTGGATTGTTTAAAAATCCTTTCTGAAGGTTTGCGCCCGGGACCGCTTCGTGAGGCCGCGGGTAAAGTTAAAGGTTCGATTGAAAGCGGCCGCCGTTTGGCAGACTCGATGGGACAGGTGCCTTTAGTATTTGATAAATTGTATGTGAATATGATCCAAGCCGGGGAAGAAGCCGGTATCTTGGACGGTATCTTGAATCGTCTGGCGCTTTACATGGAGAAATCTGAAAAGCTAAAAAGCCAGGTGAAAGGTGCGTTGGTTTATCCAGCCGTTATCTTGGTCGTGGCCTTTGCGGTTATCACGGGTATCTTGGTTTTCATTCTTCCCAAATTCATGGAGTTTTTTAATTCCGCTGGTAAAGAACCACCTGCACTGACTCAAATGGTTGTCGCTCTTTCAAATTCCATGATTCACAAATGGTATTTGTATGTAGCAGCTGTGGTCGGTATTCCTTTCGCCATTTTGCAGTACTATCGTACGAATGAAGGTCGCGATACGATGGACCGTTTGTTCTTTAACGTGCCCGTATTCGGTGAGGTGATCCAAAAATCCGCGATCGCACGTTTGACTCGAACGCTGTCGACACTTTTGTCTTCAGGTGTGGGATTGATTGAAGCGATCGACATCTCTGCAAAGACAGCCGGTAACATCGTTATCGAACAAGCCCTTTTACGCTGTAAAGCTTCCGTAACAGAGGGACGTACTTTTGCTTCGCCACTGGGTAAAGAAAAAGTTTTTCCAGAGATGGTGGTGCAGATGATTTCCATCGGTGAGCAATCAGGTACGATGGACGTCATGCTTGGTAAGATCGCCGATTTCTATGAGGATGAAGTTGAAACTGCGGTGAAAGCAATGACTTCATTGCTAGAACCCCTGATGATGGTGTTCTTGGGTGGTATCATCGCGATTCTAGTTATCGCCATGTATCTTCCGATCTTTTCTATGGCAGACGTTGTCGGCGGGGGCTAA
- a CDS encoding twitching motility protein PilT, producing the protein MSLTELLMQAKAKKSQEFLFVVGSEPRARSMTGWESLRSSPGLMTEWKLLQQSFLDDQQKAVLETTGVVVGETALENTRIGFSFFQHDSTMKAIIDLDLDGSKFEMPLPGSYMETCLRMKGLVIVSGAGESGQTGTLYKTMQKMGEEKSFMGVVFSTKPFPQVREAKSCFLYHNGIFASKDERDSLLNGVDVVIYDGSSDDNSFLEAMALAERGVFVIYSMRAPSLMNALRRCLSVMTDRFGQHGSSRFSEVFSMGLGQYAMAGLGNDRVFAHELLLVKPQIRDFIDRQDMNSLQSVLTTAPEHSGILTLNQSLLQHLIRRRVDLKTAFETSRDPDNLDQLLKKVGI; encoded by the coding sequence ATGAGTTTGACTGAATTGTTAATGCAAGCGAAGGCTAAAAAGTCTCAAGAATTTCTATTTGTCGTAGGCAGCGAGCCCCGTGCTCGCAGCATGACAGGCTGGGAGAGTTTGCGCTCTTCACCAGGATTGATGACTGAGTGGAAGCTGCTTCAGCAAAGCTTCCTTGATGACCAACAAAAGGCCGTTCTAGAAACCACGGGTGTTGTGGTCGGCGAAACAGCTTTGGAAAACACACGTATCGGATTTTCATTTTTCCAACACGATAGCACGATGAAAGCCATCATCGACTTGGATCTAGATGGTTCCAAATTCGAAATGCCGCTTCCCGGAAGTTATATGGAGACATGTCTTCGTATGAAGGGCCTGGTGATTGTTTCAGGGGCGGGTGAGTCAGGTCAAACAGGGACCCTCTACAAAACAATGCAGAAAATGGGCGAGGAAAAATCGTTCATGGGCGTTGTCTTTTCAACAAAACCTTTTCCACAAGTTCGTGAGGCAAAGTCTTGCTTTCTGTATCACAACGGCATTTTTGCAAGCAAAGATGAACGTGACAGCTTGTTAAACGGTGTGGACGTTGTCATTTATGACGGCTCTTCCGATGACAACAGCTTCTTAGAAGCCATGGCTCTGGCAGAGCGTGGTGTCTTTGTGATTTATTCCATGCGTGCACCTTCGTTGATGAATGCCCTTCGTCGTTGTCTGTCGGTAATGACAGATCGTTTCGGGCAACATGGCTCTTCGCGTTTTTCAGAAGTGTTTTCCATGGGACTTGGTCAGTATGCCATGGCAGGACTTGGCAATGACCGTGTTTTCGCGCACGAGCTTTTATTAGTGAAACCGCAAATTCGTGATTTCATTGATCGCCAAGATATGAACTCACTGCAATCCGTTTTAACAACGGCTCCCGAACACTCGGGTATTTTGACGTTGAATCAATCTTTACTTCAACACTTGATCCGCCGTCGTGTGGATTTAAAAACAGCCTTTGAAACATCTCGCGATCCAGATAATTTGGATCAGTTGCTTAAAAAGGTAGGCATCTAG
- the pilB gene encoding type IV-A pilus assembly ATPase PilB, with translation MSSIRIGELLVKQGLLKPDQLAHAVEEQKKTGSARLTGVITQLGYLKENQILRAMEKHFAVPGVEVSSFEIDPSVIQLIPRDVCDRNQLIPLQKAGNTLVVAFADPSNIMVKEDLRFITRCKIQAVVATETAIAASIEKYYGGNISVKNLNTVAEAMEEEYSATATATEVIDSDSGGEEAPIVKFVNQILGDAIIKKVSDIHFEPYEKRYRVRFRIDGNLIEATQPPQGTGAAIASRIKIMSKLDIAEKRRPQDGRLKVRTKKGREMDFRVSVLPTIWGEKVVLRLLDKSNLQLDMTKLGFEEDDLKLFKSMINLPQGMVLITGPTGSGKTTTIYSALAELNKPDVNISTAEDPVEFNLEGINQVQMNPDIDLNFSSALKSFLRQDPDIVMVGEIRDLETAEIAFKAASTGHLVVSTLHTNDAPGTVIRLTEMGVANYIITSCVNLVVAQRLVGKNCESCKVPIEVPAQTLINLGVPPGEVGDYKLMRGKGCSNCNNSGIKGRLAVYELLAMTEKMKEAILKNASTGQLRFLAREQGMKTLRRSALLKLKRGQTTIEEVLNASVKDT, from the coding sequence ATGTCTTCGATCAGAATTGGTGAATTATTAGTTAAGCAGGGTCTGCTCAAGCCGGATCAACTTGCTCATGCTGTTGAAGAACAGAAAAAAACCGGATCTGCGCGCCTTACAGGTGTCATCACTCAGCTGGGCTACCTTAAAGAAAATCAAATCCTTCGTGCCATGGAAAAGCATTTTGCTGTCCCAGGTGTCGAAGTTTCGTCATTTGAAATCGATCCGTCTGTCATTCAATTAATTCCGCGTGATGTCTGTGATCGCAATCAGTTGATTCCGCTTCAAAAAGCCGGAAATACCTTGGTTGTTGCTTTTGCTGACCCAAGCAACATTATGGTGAAAGAAGACTTGCGCTTCATCACTCGTTGTAAAATCCAAGCGGTTGTTGCGACAGAAACTGCGATCGCCGCCAGTATTGAAAAATACTATGGCGGTAACATCAGCGTTAAAAATCTAAATACCGTCGCTGAAGCGATGGAAGAGGAATACTCTGCCACGGCGACGGCAACAGAAGTTATCGACTCCGATTCGGGTGGTGAAGAAGCTCCGATCGTAAAATTCGTGAATCAAATCTTAGGTGATGCGATCATCAAAAAGGTTTCGGATATCCACTTTGAACCTTACGAAAAAAGATACCGCGTGCGTTTTCGCATTGACGGTAACTTGATCGAAGCAACCCAGCCTCCGCAAGGAACGGGTGCTGCTATTGCGTCTCGTATCAAAATCATGTCCAAACTCGACATCGCAGAAAAACGCCGTCCCCAAGATGGTCGTTTGAAAGTTCGTACTAAAAAAGGTCGCGAGATGGATTTCCGTGTCAGCGTCCTGCCTACTATTTGGGGTGAAAAAGTCGTTCTGCGTTTGTTAGATAAATCAAATCTTCAGTTGGACATGACGAAACTTGGTTTCGAAGAGGACGATTTGAAGCTTTTCAAATCGATGATCAACCTTCCGCAAGGGATGGTCTTGATCACAGGTCCGACCGGTTCTGGTAAAACCACGACGATCTATTCTGCCTTGGCCGAGTTGAACAAACCTGACGTGAATATTTCTACGGCAGAAGATCCCGTGGAGTTTAACTTAGAAGGTATTAATCAGGTTCAGATGAATCCTGATATCGACCTAAACTTTTCAAGTGCGTTGAAATCATTCCTTCGTCAAGACCCGGATATCGTGATGGTGGGGGAGATTCGTGACCTTGAAACTGCAGAGATTGCCTTTAAGGCCGCTTCAACGGGTCACTTAGTTGTTAGCACCCTGCATACCAATGATGCTCCTGGTACAGTGATTCGTCTGACGGAAATGGGTGTCGCCAACTATATCATCACTTCTTGCGTGAACTTAGTTGTGGCTCAACGTCTGGTTGGTAAAAACTGTGAATCTTGTAAAGTTCCTATTGAAGTACCCGCACAAACCTTGATCAACTTAGGGGTTCCGCCGGGTGAAGTCGGGGATTATAAATTGATGCGTGGTAAAGGTTGTTCCAACTGCAACAACTCCGGTATCAAAGGTCGTTTGGCAGTTTATGAATTGCTGGCAATGACTGAAAAAATGAAGGAAGCCATTTTGAAAAATGCTTCCACAGGACAGCTTCGTTTTCTTGCCCGTGAACAGGGCATGAAGACTTTGCGTCGTTCTGCTTTATTGAAATTAAAACGTGGCCAAACAACAATTGAAGAAGTCTTGAATGCATCGGTGAAGGACACATAA
- a CDS encoding bifunctional riboflavin kinase/FAD synthetase translates to MSSDIESSVVTIGNFDGVHLGHQQLIETVTREAQHYGVPSVVYTFHPHPVKVLFPERQTQRMFDLRDQQEQFQARGIECVILENFTKEFSQVTAQDFLQKYVMDKLHPKTLVVGHDFNFGTNRTGNISFLEGFCAQHGIRLIVIPPFQKDGLVVSSTRIREALQAGEIEKAESLLGRRYYLRGMVEKGFQRGRTIGVPTANVHPDVEFVPRKGVYFTNTRINGHAHPSITNIGVNPTFQEDKKGPVKIESHIFDLDAQLYGVEVEVELLHFQRDEMKFSGIDTLKEQIYSDMAAARKYFNEQKDS, encoded by the coding sequence ATGAGCTCCGATATAGAGTCCTCTGTCGTCACAATTGGCAATTTTGACGGTGTCCACTTGGGCCACCAACAACTGATCGAGACTGTTACTCGGGAGGCCCAGCACTATGGAGTCCCGTCAGTGGTGTATACTTTCCATCCTCACCCTGTAAAAGTGCTTTTTCCCGAGCGACAAACCCAAAGAATGTTCGATCTGCGCGACCAGCAAGAGCAGTTTCAAGCACGAGGGATTGAGTGTGTGATTCTGGAAAATTTCACGAAGGAGTTTTCACAAGTCACAGCTCAAGACTTTCTGCAAAAATATGTGATGGATAAGCTTCATCCAAAAACGTTGGTGGTAGGGCATGATTTTAATTTTGGTACAAATCGCACTGGGAATATTTCTTTTTTAGAGGGATTTTGCGCACAACACGGCATTCGTTTGATCGTGATTCCGCCATTTCAAAAAGACGGTCTTGTAGTTTCATCGACTCGTATCCGTGAGGCACTGCAAGCCGGTGAAATTGAAAAAGCGGAAAGTCTTTTAGGTCGCCGTTATTACTTACGTGGTATGGTTGAAAAGGGATTTCAGCGGGGGCGCACCATTGGTGTGCCGACGGCTAATGTTCATCCTGATGTCGAATTTGTTCCACGCAAAGGGGTGTACTTTACGAACACTCGAATCAATGGTCACGCCCATCCTTCGATCACAAACATTGGTGTCAATCCGACCTTTCAAGAGGATAAAAAAGGCCCTGTGAAAATCGAAAGTCATATCTTTGATTTGGATGCACAGCTTTACGGTGTGGAAGTGGAAGTTGAGCTTTTGCATTTTCAGCGGGATGAGATGAAATTCTCTGGGATTGATACTTTGAAAGAGCAAATCTACAGCGATATGGCAGCAGCCCGAAAGTACTTCAATGAGCAAAAAGATTCTTGA
- a CDS encoding CHASE2 and HATPase_c domain-containing protein, whose translation MALSTDETTSYDQRFQLRGDQKVSSQIVLITIRQSDFAGVYADRTTSMMDIDEATDITDSFFWNKKIWNQMLTKLLKQNPRAIGVTLYFGDNIGGVHLSSEEQKNFFDPRVVWASTTNNLERVLTPAFTNREHTNLGSNEIRRDEDGLVRRVFPQRVEMPHLAEKITGKTFPTSLAGLPINYRGSIYNFTQYGLSEILYDELPPDTFKDKIILIGAETSATPVYLTPLGTLSRTEIMAHITDTLLGDRWIKRLNFIWYAAGFLVLMGFAVFIITTYPQSVALFFILWIATLLAALSAWVFDSFYFWSPAFAPFVLLAATWTIFIGYQATKIERKNFALQQEQQYLAELEQLKNNFVSLISHDLKTPIAKIQAIVDRLLTQHQNEELQTDLKSLRMFGDELNRYIQSILKVLRIESREFKINKDAADINEVIEEALVTLRPLAFEKGIRIQTNLEPMFSVEFDTTLIKEVIINLVENAIKYTPAQGLIDVTSTETDNDIKVTVKDTGDGIKPEDLDKVWGKFTRGSDQDLKTKGTGLGLYLVKYFIELHGGKVAMDSKVGHGTTVSFTLPLESEDNVIEEML comes from the coding sequence TTGGCACTCTCTACGGATGAAACCACGTCTTATGACCAGCGCTTTCAACTGCGCGGTGACCAAAAGGTCTCCTCCCAAATCGTTTTAATCACTATTCGCCAGTCTGACTTTGCGGGAGTTTACGCAGACCGTACAACGTCCATGATGGATATCGATGAAGCCACGGATATCACTGATAGCTTTTTCTGGAATAAAAAAATCTGGAACCAGATGCTGACTAAACTTTTAAAGCAAAATCCCCGTGCTATCGGTGTCACGCTTTATTTTGGTGATAACATTGGCGGCGTTCATTTAAGTTCTGAAGAACAGAAAAATTTTTTCGACCCCAGAGTCGTTTGGGCGTCCACAACTAACAACTTAGAACGCGTCCTAACGCCGGCCTTTACAAACCGCGAGCACACCAATCTTGGGTCCAATGAAATTCGTCGTGACGAAGATGGTTTGGTTCGTCGTGTATTCCCGCAAAGGGTGGAGATGCCTCATTTGGCGGAAAAAATCACCGGCAAAACTTTCCCAACAAGTCTTGCGGGTCTCCCTATCAATTACCGGGGTTCGATTTACAATTTCACACAGTATGGTTTAAGCGAAATTCTGTATGATGAACTTCCGCCAGACACGTTTAAAGATAAAATCATTCTCATCGGTGCTGAGACTTCGGCGACTCCGGTGTACCTAACACCGCTGGGCACTTTGTCCCGCACTGAAATTATGGCGCATATCACAGACACGCTGTTGGGTGATCGTTGGATTAAACGCCTAAACTTTATTTGGTATGCGGCAGGTTTTTTAGTACTGATGGGCTTTGCGGTTTTCATTATCACCACCTATCCGCAGTCTGTGGCGCTATTTTTCATTTTGTGGATCGCGACGTTGCTTGCAGCCTTGTCAGCGTGGGTTTTTGACAGCTTCTATTTCTGGTCACCGGCCTTTGCACCCTTTGTGCTTCTGGCTGCCACGTGGACAATTTTCATCGGTTATCAGGCAACCAAAATCGAAAGAAAAAACTTTGCCTTGCAGCAGGAACAACAATATCTGGCAGAGCTCGAACAGCTTAAGAATAACTTCGTGAGTTTGATTTCCCATGACTTAAAAACTCCGATTGCGAAAATTCAAGCCATCGTCGATCGCTTGCTAACTCAACATCAAAACGAAGAACTTCAAACCGATTTAAAGTCTTTGCGCATGTTTGGTGACGAATTGAATCGCTATATTCAATCTATTCTGAAGGTTCTGCGTATCGAATCCCGCGAATTTAAAATTAACAAGGATGCTGCGGACATCAATGAGGTCATCGAAGAAGCCTTGGTTACTCTGCGTCCCTTGGCTTTTGAAAAGGGCATTCGTATTCAAACAAATCTGGAACCCATGTTTTCAGTGGAGTTTGATACTACGCTGATCAAAGAAGTCATCATCAACTTGGTGGAAAATGCGATTAAGTACACGCCTGCCCAGGGTTTGATTGACGTGACGTCCACGGAAACAGACAACGATATCAAAGTGACCGTTAAAGACACGGGCGACGGTATTAAACCTGAGGACTTGGATAAAGTCTGGGGCAAGTTCACTCGCGGCAGTGACCAAGATTTAAAAACCAAAGGGACCGGCCTGGGTCTTTACTTAGTTAAATATTTTATTGAACTCCATGGAGGCAAAGTGGCAATGGACAGTAAGGTCGGACATGGAACAACCGTGTCCTTCACCCTGCCGCTTGAATCCGAAGACAATGTGATTGAGGAGATGTTATGA